In Euphorbia lathyris chromosome 10, ddEupLath1.1, whole genome shotgun sequence, a single genomic region encodes these proteins:
- the LOC136208965 gene encoding putative polyol transporter 1: protein MASLPPAPAPAPAPAPASSNKHIADFDAPKKPKRNKFAFVCAFLASMTSILLGYDIGVMSGAAIYIKDEFKISDVQVEVLIGTLNLYSLVGSAAAGRTSDWIGRRYTIVVAGAIFFVGALLMGFATSYAFLMVGRFVAGVGVGYALMIAPVYTAEVSPASSRGFLTSFPEVFINAGILFGYVSNYGFSKLPAHLGWRFMLGIGAVPSVFLATIVLLMPESPRWLVLQGRLGDAKKVLDRTSDSEEEAQARLADIKEAAGIPQDCNDDVVQVKRESQGQGVWRELLLRPTPAVRHILVCAIGIHFFQQASGIDAVVLYSPRIFEKAGIKSDNDKLLATVAVGFVKTVFILVATFLLDKIGRRPLLLSSVAGMIFSLTTLGFALTMIDHTHEKLTWAVALSITMVLAYVAFFSIGMGPITWVYSSEIFPLRLRAQGASMGVAVNRVTSGVISTTFISLYKAMTIGGAFFLFAAVAAVAFTFFFLCMPETQGRSLEDMEVLFGHFFSWRKALKDENLKRKKQSDAEHQIQMAHTAATANRASTINFLI from the exons ATGGCTTCACTTCCTCCAGCTCCGGCTCCGGCTCCGGCTCCAGCTCCAGCTTCATCTAATAAACATATTGCAGATTTTGATGCCCCAAAAAAACCCAAGAGAAATAAATTTGCTTTTGTCTGTGCCTTTTTAGCTTCTATGACCTCCATCTTACTTGGTTATG ATATTGGAGTCATGAGCGGAGCTGCTATTTACATCAAAGATGAATTCAAGATCTCCGATGTTCAAGTTGAAGTTCTGATCGGGACACTTAACTTATACTCACTCGTCGGCTCTGCCGCTGCTGGACGGACTTCTGATTGGATTGGTCGCCGTTATACAATCGTGGTTGCCGGTGCTATTTTCTTTGTCGGAGCACTTCTCATGGGATTTGCTACCAGTTATGCTTTTCTTATGGTTGGACGATTCGTGGCCGGTGTCGGCGTCGGTTATGCTCTTATGATTGCTCCGGTTTACACTGCTGAAGTTTCTCCGGCTTCTTCTCGTGGATTCCTTACTTCCTTCCCTGAA GTGTTTATTAATGCTGGGATCTTGTTTGGGTACGTATCAAACTATGGATTTTCCAAACTACCGGCTCACTTAGGCTGGAGATTCATGCTTGGAATCGGTGCAGTTCCTTCAGTTTTTCTCGCCACTATTGTTCTTTTAATGCCCGAGTCACCGCGTTGGCTCGTCCTACAAGGTCGACTCGGTGATGCCAAAAAAGTTCTAGACAGAACCTCCGATTCCGAAGAAGAAGCTCAAGCAAGACTCGCCGACATTAAAGAAGCAGCAGGAATCCCTCAAGATTGCAACGACGATGTCGTTCAAGTAAAAAGAGAATCACAAGGCCAAGGTGTGTGGCGAGAATTACTCCTCCGTCCTACGCCGGCGGTCCGTCATATCTTAGTTTGCGCAATCGGAATTCATTTCTTCCAACAAGCGTCTGGTATAGACGCCGTCGTTTTATACAGCCCGAGAATCTTCGAAAAAGCCGGTATCAAATCGGACAACGATAAATTACTGGCCACCGTTGCCGTTGGATTTGTGAAAACGGTGTTCATCTTAGTGGCGACATTTTTGTTAGATAAAATCGGACGGCGACCATTGCTTTTAAGCAGTGTAGCAGGGATGATATTTTCATTAACAACCCTTGGATTTGCGTTGACCATGATTGATCACACTCACGAGAAGCTGACGTGGGCAGTTGCGTTGAGCATAACTATGGTATTAGCTTATGTGGCGTTTTTCTCTATAGGAATGGGACCCATTACATGGGTATACAGCTCGGAAATATTCCCGTTGAGGCTACGCGCTCAGGGAGCGAGTATGGGAGTGGCGGTGAATAGAGTGACAAGCGGGGTAATATCGACCACATTTATTTCATTATACAAGGCAATGACGATAGGAGGGGCATTTTTCCTATTCGCAGCCGTTGCAGCGGTCGCATTTACATTCTTTTTTCTGTGTATGCCCGAAACTCAGGGTAGGTCACTGGAGGATATGGAAGTCCTTTTTGGTCATTTCTTCTCGTGGAGGAAAGCTTTGAAAGATGAGAATTTGAAGAGGAAAAAGCAATCTGATGCTGAACATCAAATTCAGATGGCTCATACAGCGGCTACTGCTAATAGAGCTTCTActattaactttttaatttaa